The Campylobacter concisus sequence ATCCTTTGCGGCAAGTAGCATTATATCTCTTACGATATCTTTTACTTTCCAGCCAGGATAAACATTATAAGAGATAAATGCCACGCCGTTCGTGCTTAAATTCTCTCTTACAACTTTTAATATAGCTTCTTTTACAAAGTCAGGTACCCAGCTAAAAACGCCATGAGCAATGATATAGTCAAATTTTTCATCACTGTTAAATTCGCAAATATCGCCATGTATAAGCTCTAAATTTGTAAGCCCCATCTCTTTAACGATCTCTTGTCCACGCCTTATCTGCTCTCCACTGAGGTCTATGCCAACTACTTTTGCGTTTTTGTTATTTACTGCAAATGGGATCAAATTTCCGCCAAAGCTACATCCTATCTCTAAAACTCTTGCATTTTCACATGGCGGTGGAGTTATGCCAAGAAGTGTCGCACAAGCTTCAAGCCTATATGGCGATGACTGGGCAAAAGCTATTGATTTATAAGTTAGCTCGTCATAAGACTTTTCGATTTTGCTATTTTGGCTCATTTTAGCTCCTAGTAGTCTTTTTCTTTGATTTTTTCTAGCATATTTTTAGCATCATTCTCAGGATCATCCACTATATATGCGCGCCTTATCTTGCCATCTTTAATGATAAGTGTTTGCCTAAAGTAAAATTTATGTCCATTTGATGCAGAAAAAACTGGAAGCTCAAGCGCCCTCTCAAGCATAAACTCACTATCGTTTAGAAACATAACACCAGTTGAAGTCTCTTCTTGAAATTTCTTTTGAGCTGCGATATCTTGTGAGCTAATGGCCACTACCATGAAACCAAGATCGTTAAAATCTTTTAAAAATTTCTTGTAGTTTATCGCTTGTTTGGTGCAGCCCTTCATACCAGGTGTATTTTGTAGTTGCTCACTTAAAAGACTAAAGTCCTCGCCTATCTTTGGGTAGATAAAAATAACGCAGTCATGCGTTCTTGCAAAGGCGGAAAAATCAAATTCCTTACCGTCTAAGGTATTTAAATATATACTTGTAGGCACTTTTATCATACTTCATCCTTTAAAATTTTTTACTATTATATCTTTATAAGCTTTGTCTTAAGCTTTTTTAGAATTTAAAAGATAAACTACGAAAAGAACAAAAAAGCTAATTATTAGCATCAAAAGTGCATAGATATGAGCCTTGGTGTAATCAAGCATTTCAACCGCTTCAAATATCGCAATGCTCGCAACCTTGCTCTCTCCAGCTACGCTACCGCCTATCATTAAAACAACACCAAACTCACCCATAGTGTGAGCAAAACTAACGACAGTGGCTGTTAATAAATTTGATCTGATACTTGGCAAAATCACCCTAAAAATAGTCGTGAGTTTATTTTTACCAAGACTATAGCTCGCTTCAAAAAGGCTCTTTTTTAGGCTATTTAGCCCAGCATAAATCGGCCCAAACATAAATGGCAATGAATAGATACAACTTGCCACAACAAGGCCTGTGAAGTTAAAAACAAGCCTAACTCCAAAAATT is a genomic window containing:
- a CDS encoding redoxin family protein; translated protein: MIKVPTSIYLNTLDGKEFDFSAFARTHDCVIFIYPKIGEDFSLLSEQLQNTPGMKGCTKQAINYKKFLKDFNDLGFMVVAISSQDIAAQKKFQEETSTGVMFLNDSEFMLERALELPVFSASNGHKFYFRQTLIIKDGKIRRAYIVDDPENDAKNMLEKIKEKDY
- the modB gene encoding molybdate ABC transporter permease subunit — protein: MIDELKSIDYEPFWLSLKLSFITTFILFFACIALAYFMSQKKFFGKSFLESVISLPLVLPPSVLGFYLLIFLSPYSAFGKFIEEIFGVRLVFNFTGLVVASCIYSLPFMFGPIYAGLNSLKKSLFEASYSLGKNKLTTIFRVILPSIRSNLLTATVVSFAHTMGEFGVVLMIGGSVAGESKVASIAIFEAVEMLDYTKAHIYALLMLIISFFVLFVVYLLNSKKA